In a single window of the Desulfovibrio sp. ZJ209 genome:
- a CDS encoding FAD-binding protein codes for MRTTRHSLGTLVETDVLVIGSGASGCGAALGARDQGQDVVIIDKGKLESSGCIGGGNDHYMAVLNEEGEPFDTADDLVKFYAKPLNGWTPTMLVNGWYNHMPHFLDILGAAGVDFGRNPDGTYVRTQGFGQPGRWWVHISNGMTIKRVMARLVRESGVNVLDRIMAMRILTDHGKACGCLGWNVRTGEYVIIRAKTVVSTQGRSATRGTDNSTHNAYNVWMYPYNTSAGVVLGYEAGAAVTELDTYQRATLLPKGFGCPGMNGINSSGAHELNALGERFMCKYDPMCENGVRNNQIQGTFQEQMEGAGPPFYMDMRHVDPAVVHELQYVLMPGDKATFGDWADCTHTDFQHKLLEVEIGELIFGGAIAVNDQFESSVPNLFNGSVFLYCSGAMCGGYEAGGKAAMRAAGMNEAGQVDEDMAKTVKDKIFKPMADPVGDSVSYEELEQATRNVMDYYMGFRRSMAGMERALEKIRFLSGQADRLHASSLRELMRCHESRDILAVCELAIQATMERKESGRCVYRVREFPGLNPEMAKPLLLIKEADGPRFQWGKAPLL; via the coding sequence ATGAGAACGACCAGGCACAGTCTGGGCACGCTCGTGGAAACCGACGTGCTCGTCATCGGCTCCGGGGCATCCGGCTGTGGCGCCGCGCTGGGCGCGCGCGACCAGGGGCAGGATGTCGTCATCATCGACAAGGGCAAGCTCGAGAGCTCGGGCTGCATCGGCGGCGGCAATGACCACTACATGGCCGTTCTCAATGAGGAGGGCGAGCCCTTCGACACCGCCGACGACCTTGTGAAATTCTACGCCAAGCCGCTCAACGGCTGGACGCCCACCATGCTCGTCAACGGCTGGTACAACCACATGCCGCACTTCCTCGACATCCTCGGGGCCGCGGGCGTGGACTTCGGCCGCAACCCCGACGGCACCTATGTGCGCACCCAGGGCTTCGGCCAGCCCGGGCGCTGGTGGGTCCACATTTCCAACGGCATGACCATCAAGCGCGTCATGGCGCGCCTCGTGCGCGAGAGCGGCGTCAACGTGCTCGACCGCATCATGGCCATGCGCATCCTCACCGACCACGGCAAGGCCTGCGGCTGCCTCGGCTGGAACGTGCGCACCGGCGAATATGTCATCATCCGCGCCAAGACCGTGGTTTCCACGCAGGGGCGCTCGGCCACCCGGGGCACGGACAATTCCACGCACAACGCCTACAACGTGTGGATGTATCCCTACAACACCAGCGCGGGCGTGGTGCTCGGCTACGAGGCCGGCGCGGCCGTGACCGAGCTCGACACCTACCAGCGCGCCACGCTCCTGCCCAAGGGCTTCGGCTGCCCGGGCATGAACGGCATCAACAGCTCCGGCGCGCACGAGCTCAACGCGCTCGGCGAGCGCTTCATGTGCAAGTACGACCCCATGTGCGAGAACGGCGTGCGCAACAACCAGATCCAGGGCACCTTCCAGGAGCAGATGGAGGGCGCGGGCCCGCCGTTCTACATGGACATGCGCCATGTGGACCCGGCCGTGGTGCACGAGCTCCAGTATGTGCTCATGCCCGGCGACAAGGCCACCTTCGGCGACTGGGCCGACTGCACCCACACGGACTTCCAGCACAAGCTGCTTGAGGTCGAGATCGGCGAGCTCATCTTCGGCGGCGCCATCGCGGTCAATGACCAGTTCGAGTCCTCGGTGCCCAACCTCTTCAACGGCAGCGTCTTCCTCTACTGCTCCGGCGCCATGTGCGGCGGCTACGAGGCCGGCGGCAAGGCCGCCATGCGCGCCGCCGGCATGAACGAGGCCGGCCAGGTGGACGAGGACATGGCGAAGACGGTGAAGGACAAGATCTTCAAGCCCATGGCCGACCCCGTTGGCGACTCCGTGAGCTATGAGGAGCTGGAGCAGGCCACCCGCAACGTGATGGACTATTACATGGGCTTCCGCCGCTCCATGGCGGGCATGGAACGCGCGCTGGAAAAGATCCGCTTCCTCTCCGGCCAGGCCGACCGCCTGCATGCGTCGAGCCTTCGCGAGCTCATGCGCTGCCACGAGAGCCGCGACATCCTCGCCGTGTGCGAGCTTGCCATCCAGGCCACCATGGAGCGCAAGGAGTCGGGCCGCTGCGTCTATCGCGTGCGCGAGTTCCCGGGGCTCAATCCCGAAATGGCAAAGCCGCTCCTCCTCATCAAGGAGGCCGACGGCCCCCGCTTCCAGTGGGGCAAGGCGCCGCTGCTGTAA
- a CDS encoding radical SAM protein, giving the protein MRAFTEPAMRPPQEAHSLLLRATQGCTYNDCHFCYVSRGYPFMAVTPEELEREVLVHKPFFPPNTAVYMTGSNPLALPVRKLREYLEVLRRHFPRFSRVSLQGRIDDITAKSDAELAELCGLGLRHIYIGTENGHDDVLRLMNKGHDSAETVEQLLRLDEAGMTYTNFYILGMGGKGMGKASGEATARMFNKVHPRRITTTGMTLFAGTPVAEMARRGEFTEASEREKIEELRTFLQNLEIDTIYDGVHYLNPLNYRFANRDAAAKAEVLADIDETLASCSDEELERMVDRPRMRSL; this is encoded by the coding sequence ATGAGAGCCTTCACCGAACCCGCCATGCGTCCGCCGCAGGAGGCCCATTCGCTGCTTCTGCGCGCCACCCAGGGCTGCACCTATAACGACTGTCACTTCTGCTATGTCTCGCGCGGCTATCCCTTCATGGCGGTGACGCCGGAAGAGCTGGAGCGCGAGGTGCTCGTCCACAAGCCCTTTTTTCCACCGAATACGGCCGTCTATATGACGGGCTCCAACCCGCTGGCCCTGCCCGTGCGCAAGCTTAGGGAATATCTCGAGGTGCTGCGCAGGCATTTTCCGCGCTTTTCGCGGGTGAGCCTGCAGGGCCGCATCGACGACATCACGGCCAAGAGCGACGCCGAGCTGGCGGAATTGTGCGGCCTGGGCCTCCGGCACATCTATATCGGCACGGAAAACGGCCATGACGATGTGCTCCGGCTCATGAACAAGGGCCATGACTCCGCCGAGACGGTGGAGCAATTGCTGCGCCTCGACGAAGCGGGCATGACCTACACCAATTTCTACATTCTCGGCATGGGCGGCAAGGGCATGGGCAAGGCCAGCGGCGAGGCCACGGCGCGCATGTTCAACAAGGTGCATCCGCGGCGCATCACTACCACGGGCATGACCCTCTTCGCGGGGACCCCGGTGGCCGAGATGGCGAGGCGCGGCGAGTTCACCGAGGCCTCCGAACGGGAAAAAATCGAGGAATTGCGCACCTTCCTGCAAAACCTCGAGATCGACACCATTTATGACGGCGTCCACTACCTGAACCCGCTCAATTACCGCTTCGCCAACCGCGACGCCGCGGCCAAGGCTGAAGTGCTGGCCGACATCGACGAAACGCTGGCCTCCTGTTCCGACGAGGAGCTGGAGCGCATGGTGGACCGCCCGCGCATGCGGTCGCTCTAG
- a CDS encoding FAD-binding protein yields MKSDVKINRVETDLLILGGGSAGLWAAHRFSELMPGRKVTIVDKGPQDWGGLMTMAGGDFEAVLPPDTVDEWLEDLVYYFDGLCDQPLMEALLARSGDRMRDYERFGCEFFHTPDGRLKSVPQRGLPHVKLYPAQQKGRGGELMAKSLVARLKDAGVTRMGRIMLTDYLVRDGRVVGAVGFHCRTGEAYIFKGGAIIAATGMGGWKTSYGKNTPTGEGMQMAFEAGAELQDLEFCRVWNMPRLFAWEGQTHLFPLGARFVNRLGENFMSRYSPILGPNTDPHFTTIGMALEIRAGRGPIIFDVSPLRGDDMILLKPQTGWQKLNYDKLCKLGLDLFKDNTEWVPQMTVSHGGIRAGIDGSTAVAGLFAAGTARSLEPGVYAGGFALMTTAVTGHMVGETAAAWLKDADAAPALDEDEAMARLDRAYAPLGRTGADTLTPKEVLTKLQAAVFPYDVSIVKNGPALERALKEIERIKAEELPRMAAADSHYLLKLHEVNAIAFVSELYVRASLTRKETRAGHFREDYPHMDPAGPAWFFIRHGAEGQPEFVRERVPLEKWKVPLTRCYQDNFNFVAAEETAKA; encoded by the coding sequence ATGAAAAGCGACGTGAAAATCAACCGCGTGGAGACCGACCTCCTCATCCTCGGCGGCGGCTCGGCCGGCCTGTGGGCCGCGCACCGCTTCTCCGAGCTCATGCCCGGCCGCAAGGTCACCATCGTGGACAAGGGGCCGCAGGACTGGGGCGGCCTCATGACCATGGCCGGCGGCGACTTCGAGGCAGTGCTGCCGCCGGACACGGTGGACGAATGGCTCGAGGACCTCGTCTATTATTTCGACGGCCTCTGCGACCAGCCGCTCATGGAGGCCCTGCTCGCCCGCTCGGGCGACCGCATGCGCGACTATGAGCGCTTCGGCTGCGAATTTTTCCACACCCCGGACGGCAGGCTCAAGAGCGTGCCGCAGCGGGGGCTGCCGCATGTGAAGCTCTACCCCGCGCAGCAAAAGGGCCGCGGCGGCGAGCTCATGGCCAAGAGCCTCGTGGCCCGGCTCAAGGACGCCGGCGTCACGCGCATGGGGCGCATCATGCTCACCGACTACCTCGTGCGCGACGGCCGGGTGGTGGGCGCGGTCGGCTTCCACTGCAGAACGGGCGAGGCGTACATCTTCAAGGGCGGCGCCATCATCGCGGCCACGGGCATGGGCGGCTGGAAGACCTCCTACGGCAAGAACACGCCCACCGGCGAAGGCATGCAGATGGCCTTTGAGGCCGGGGCCGAGCTCCAGGACCTGGAATTCTGCCGCGTGTGGAACATGCCGCGCCTCTTCGCCTGGGAAGGGCAGACCCACCTCTTCCCGCTGGGCGCGCGCTTTGTGAACCGCTTGGGCGAGAACTTCATGAGCCGCTATTCGCCCATCCTCGGCCCCAACACGGACCCGCACTTCACCACCATCGGCATGGCGCTGGAGATCCGCGCCGGGCGCGGGCCCATCATCTTTGACGTGAGCCCGCTGCGCGGCGATGACATGATCCTGCTCAAGCCCCAGACCGGCTGGCAGAAGCTCAACTACGACAAGCTCTGCAAGCTCGGGCTCGACCTCTTCAAGGACAATACCGAGTGGGTGCCGCAGATGACCGTCTCGCACGGCGGCATCCGCGCGGGCATCGACGGCTCGACGGCCGTGGCCGGCCTCTTTGCCGCGGGTACGGCGCGCAGCCTCGAGCCGGGCGTGTATGCCGGCGGCTTCGCCCTCATGACCACGGCCGTCACCGGCCACATGGTCGGTGAGACGGCCGCCGCGTGGCTCAAGGACGCGGACGCGGCCCCGGCGCTGGACGAGGACGAGGCCATGGCGCGCCTTGACAGGGCCTATGCGCCCCTCGGGCGCACCGGCGCGGACACGCTGACGCCCAAGGAGGTGCTCACCAAGCTCCAGGCCGCGGTCTTCCCCTACGATGTCTCCATCGTCAAGAACGGCCCGGCGCTGGAAAGGGCGCTCAAGGAAATCGAGCGCATCAAGGCCGAGGAGCTGCCGCGCATGGCCGCGGCGGATTCGCACTACCTGCTCAAGCTGCACGAGGTCAACGCCATCGCCTTTGTGAGCGAGCTCTATGTGCGCGCCTCGCTCACGCGCAAGGAGACCCGCGCGGGCCACTTCCGCGAGGATTATCCGCACATGGACCCGGCCGGGCCGGCCTGGTTCTTCATCCGCCACGGCGCGGAAGGCCAGCCGGAATTCGTGCGCGAACGCGTGCCGCTGGAAAAGTGGAAGGTGCCGCTCACCCGCTGCTACCAGGACAACTTCAACTTTGTGGCGGCCGAGGAGACGGCAAAAGCGTAG
- a CDS encoding diguanylate cyclase: protein MIKIYIDPELDFQPKLPKNAAWTDDPAAAELLLTPGKAPAECKGHVIACRNQDAVKHMDKAEIAAYHDIWLLPVIPPLWQARLDKLVEWVSELNTAQIEKSWLETLIDSMPDMIWFKSLDGLHMKVNQAFCKAAGKTRKMIEGRDHYFIWNVDPGSADHDETCVNSEAEVIKANKTCTFNETLKIGDQKRHLLTYKTPIHDRHGKIIGTVGVAHDITNILNLSMEIEIFIEAMPFPIIMHNEKGIITHMNQKFADFFHERKSDIIGVNYWDWKSWFFTHEAGSLGFMDDGEQKFVSVRETELRDIFGNVFGGLAVFSDITAEKNLEITIRRNASEDHLTGLANRHALTEYFQKMDKEVFHLLYLDLDNFKAVNDRWGHETGDMALRKIASVMRETFPNDFLARLGGDEFLVCIARDIEDDELAALAAKVQANLSTWFSSLDKLSDVSLSIGIRPACDPEYPLEQLIHEADQAMYAAKRNGKAQAKVWEP from the coding sequence ATGATCAAGATTTATATAGATCCTGAGCTCGATTTCCAGCCGAAACTGCCCAAGAACGCCGCATGGACGGACGACCCGGCGGCTGCCGAGCTCCTGCTCACCCCGGGCAAGGCCCCGGCGGAGTGCAAGGGCCATGTCATCGCCTGCCGCAACCAGGATGCCGTGAAGCACATGGACAAGGCGGAGATCGCGGCCTATCACGACATCTGGCTCTTGCCGGTCATCCCCCCGCTCTGGCAGGCGCGCCTCGACAAGCTCGTGGAATGGGTGTCGGAGCTCAACACCGCGCAGATCGAAAAATCCTGGCTCGAGACGCTCATTGACTCCATGCCCGACATGATCTGGTTCAAGTCCCTCGACGGGCTGCACATGAAGGTCAACCAAGCCTTCTGCAAGGCCGCGGGCAAGACGCGCAAGATGATCGAGGGGCGCGACCACTACTTCATCTGGAACGTGGACCCCGGAAGCGCCGACCACGACGAGACCTGCGTCAACAGCGAGGCCGAGGTCATCAAGGCCAACAAGACCTGCACCTTCAACGAGACCCTCAAGATCGGCGACCAGAAGCGCCACCTGCTCACCTACAAGACGCCCATCCACGACCGCCACGGCAAGATCATCGGCACCGTGGGCGTGGCGCACGACATCACCAATATCCTCAACCTGAGCATGGAGATCGAGATCTTCATCGAGGCCATGCCCTTCCCCATCATCATGCATAACGAGAAGGGCATCATCACCCACATGAACCAGAAGTTCGCCGACTTCTTCCACGAGCGCAAGAGCGACATCATCGGCGTCAACTACTGGGACTGGAAGAGCTGGTTCTTCACCCACGAGGCCGGGAGCCTCGGCTTCATGGACGACGGCGAGCAGAAGTTCGTGAGCGTGCGCGAGACCGAGCTTCGGGACATCTTCGGCAACGTGTTCGGCGGCCTTGCCGTGTTCAGCGACATCACAGCGGAAAAGAACCTCGAGATCACCATCCGGCGCAACGCCAGCGAGGACCACCTCACCGGCCTCGCCAACCGTCACGCGCTCACCGAATATTTCCAGAAGATGGACAAGGAGGTCTTCCACCTCCTCTACCTCGACCTCGACAACTTCAAGGCCGTCAACGACCGCTGGGGCCACGAGACCGGCGACATGGCCCTGCGCAAGATAGCCTCGGTCATGCGCGAGACCTTCCCCAACGATTTTCTCGCGCGCCTCGGCGGCGACGAATTCCTCGTCTGCATCGCGCGCGATATTGAGGATGACGAGCTTGCCGCCTTGGCGGCCAAGGTGCAGGCCAATCTTTCCACCTGGTTCAGCTCGCTCGACAAGCTCTCGGACGTGAGCCTGTCCATCGGCATCCGCCCGGCCTGCGACCCGGAATATCCGCTGGAGCAGCTTATCCATGAGGCCGACCAGGCCATGTATGCGGCCAAGCGCAACGGCAAGGCCCAGGCCAAGGTCTGGGAGCCGTAG
- a CDS encoding flavodoxin family protein: MAEDKQAPARGGRKFSRRKLFTVAGAVTALAVGGGALYRHFSSTSPIHVESFTTKGSGEKKNILVVTGSSREGGNSLLLADAFMKGAREAGHTVDAFHSGLTPVGACQHCDGCWSTGEPCVLEDGFAQFWPKLEQADMLVFCSPLYWYNFSGHIKCAMDRMYPYSRKHRLRDMKVREAMLLMCGESLFPRSFAGPAEAYRQMLGLKRWKDRGRLFVTGVHEFGAMEGHKALAVAERMGRDA; encoded by the coding sequence ATGGCTGAAGACAAACAGGCACCCGCCCGGGGCGGCAGGAAATTCTCCCGGCGCAAGCTGTTCACCGTGGCCGGGGCCGTCACCGCGCTCGCCGTGGGCGGCGGCGCGCTCTACCGGCATTTTTCGTCCACTTCGCCCATCCATGTGGAGTCCTTCACCACGAAAGGCTCGGGCGAAAAGAAGAACATCCTCGTGGTCACGGGCAGCTCGCGCGAGGGCGGCAACAGCCTGCTTCTGGCGGACGCCTTCATGAAGGGCGCCCGCGAGGCCGGGCACACGGTGGACGCGTTCCACTCCGGCCTTACGCCCGTGGGCGCCTGCCAGCACTGCGACGGCTGCTGGAGCACGGGCGAGCCCTGCGTGCTGGAAGACGGCTTCGCGCAATTCTGGCCGAAGCTCGAACAGGCCGACATGCTGGTCTTTTGCAGCCCGCTCTATTGGTACAATTTCAGCGGGCACATCAAGTGCGCCATGGACAGGATGTATCCTTATTCGCGCAAGCACCGGCTCCGGGACATGAAAGTGCGGGAGGCCATGCTGCTCATGTGCGGCGAGAGCCTGTTCCCGCGCTCTTTTGCCGGGCCGGCCGAGGCCTACCGCCAGATGCTGGGCCTGAAGCGCTGGAAGGACCGTGGCCGCCTCTTCGTTACCGGCGTGCATGAATTCGGCGCCATGGAGGGGCACAAGGCGCTGGCCGTGGCAGAGCGGATGGGGCGCGATGCGTGA
- a CDS encoding DUF1640 domain-containing protein encodes MPATTFDTLSYFERLKSAGVPEAQARIQADALRELVDSSLVTKRDLRELEYKLTIRLGGIAVACTALLLAVLPMMIR; translated from the coding sequence ATGCCCGCGACGACCTTTGACACCCTCAGTTATTTTGAGCGACTCAAGTCCGCCGGTGTCCCGGAGGCTCAGGCCCGGATACAGGCGGATGCCCTGCGCGAACTCGTTGACTCCTCCCTTGTGACCAAGCGCGACCTGCGCGAGCTCGAATACAAGCTGACCATCCGCCTCGGCGGCATCGCCGTTGCCTGCACGGCGCTGCTTCTCGCCGTGCTGCCCATGATGATCAGGTAA
- a CDS encoding FAD-dependent oxidoreductase yields MPPKYSRELREPVAQGPRLKEQFRTSPCEGACPAGNSIQKMQALAEKGDFTEGLRYLRAKNPFPGVTGRVCPHFCMGACNRNNLEGAVNTRALERACADMAERGAVLFRNRPATGKKVAVIGGGPAGLTSAYFLALLGNAVTIYEAEPMLGGVPRYGVPNFRLPRHVVDREVGLVLETGVRAHVNTRVGVDISMDEIRDRFDAIIVATGVPAENSLPIPGAEKAVRAVEFLRESALGRNTGKIGKKVVVMGGGGVGFDCAFTAKRLGADEVHVICLEKAGEMRAPAEDLELAAKEGVEIHNCCTMSGIRTENDKVTGVDFYEVKEFRFDDAGRPVFEPLPGGSHTLDCDTVIFAVGMKTDLGFLGENAGGIELNPRRWIVVDKQQATSRPGVWAAGDVSAGPASIARAVGDGRRAAFAVHAALTGEDARVWIINDENMLEPRDDMAGTADPYVVPFAEIYGVSQYAEAQPEKEAVNDCAKAFAELNLGLTREQAEAEAARCMHCGHCKACGTCVDDCPGYVLEMVPFAGIERPQVEHGDECWHCANCRTSCPTGAIAFTFPLRMQV; encoded by the coding sequence ATGCCTCCCAAGTACAGCCGAGAATTGCGCGAGCCCGTCGCCCAGGGGCCGCGCCTGAAGGAACAGTTCCGCACTTCGCCCTGTGAGGGCGCCTGCCCGGCCGGCAATTCCATCCAGAAGATGCAGGCCCTCGCCGAAAAGGGCGACTTTACCGAGGGCCTGCGCTACCTCCGGGCAAAAAATCCCTTCCCCGGCGTCACCGGCCGGGTCTGCCCGCACTTCTGCATGGGCGCCTGCAACCGCAACAACCTCGAGGGCGCGGTCAACACCCGCGCCCTTGAGCGCGCCTGCGCCGACATGGCCGAGCGCGGGGCCGTGCTCTTCCGCAACCGGCCTGCCACCGGCAAGAAAGTAGCCGTCATCGGGGGGGGCCCCGCCGGCCTCACCAGCGCCTACTTCCTCGCGCTGCTCGGCAATGCCGTGACCATCTACGAGGCCGAGCCCATGCTGGGCGGCGTGCCGCGCTACGGCGTGCCCAATTTCCGCCTGCCGCGCCACGTGGTGGACCGCGAGGTGGGCCTCGTGCTCGAGACGGGCGTGCGCGCCCACGTCAACACCCGCGTGGGCGTGGACATCAGCATGGACGAGATCCGCGACCGCTTTGACGCCATCATTGTCGCCACGGGCGTGCCGGCCGAAAACAGCCTGCCCATCCCGGGCGCGGAAAAGGCCGTGCGCGCGGTGGAGTTTTTGCGCGAGTCCGCCCTAGGGCGCAATACCGGCAAGATCGGCAAGAAGGTCGTGGTCATGGGCGGCGGCGGCGTGGGCTTTGACTGCGCCTTCACCGCCAAACGCCTCGGCGCGGACGAAGTGCATGTCATCTGCCTTGAAAAGGCCGGCGAGATGCGCGCCCCGGCCGAAGACCTGGAGCTCGCCGCCAAGGAAGGCGTTGAGATCCACAACTGCTGCACCATGTCCGGCATCCGCACGGAAAATGACAAGGTGACCGGCGTGGACTTCTATGAAGTGAAGGAATTTCGCTTCGACGACGCCGGGCGCCCTGTCTTCGAGCCGCTCCCGGGCGGGAGCCACACCCTTGACTGCGACACGGTCATTTTCGCCGTGGGCATGAAGACGGACCTTGGCTTCCTCGGCGAGAACGCCGGCGGCATCGAGCTCAACCCGCGCCGCTGGATCGTGGTGGACAAGCAGCAGGCCACCTCGCGCCCGGGCGTCTGGGCCGCGGGCGATGTTTCCGCCGGGCCGGCCTCCATCGCCCGCGCCGTGGGCGACGGGCGCCGGGCGGCCTTCGCCGTGCACGCGGCCCTCACCGGGGAGGACGCGCGCGTGTGGATCATCAACGACGAGAACATGCTCGAGCCGCGCGACGACATGGCCGGCACGGCCGACCCCTATGTGGTGCCCTTCGCGGAGATCTATGGCGTCTCCCAGTATGCGGAGGCGCAGCCCGAAAAGGAGGCCGTCAACGACTGCGCCAAGGCCTTCGCCGAGCTCAACCTCGGGCTCACCCGCGAGCAGGCCGAGGCCGAGGCCGCGCGCTGCATGCACTGCGGCCACTGCAAAGCCTGCGGCACCTGTGTGGACGACTGCCCGGGCTATGTGCTCGAAATGGTGCCCTTTGCCGGCATCGAGCGCCCGCAGGTGGAGCACGGCGACGAATGCTGGCATTGCGCCAACTGCCGCACGAGCTGCCCCACGGGCGCCATTGCCTTCACCTTCCCGCTCAGGATGCAGGTCTAG
- a CDS encoding ferredoxin family protein: protein MIKSIDRDTCIGCGACVRICPLDTLRMGEDDKAYVAYPDDCMTCFLCERACPSGAVDVDPLREVLPPTFPDVPVELGGGRA, encoded by the coding sequence ATGATCAAAAGCATCGACCGCGACACCTGTATCGGCTGCGGCGCCTGCGTGCGCATCTGCCCGCTGGACACCCTGCGCATGGGCGAGGACGACAAGGCCTATGTCGCCTACCCGGATGATTGCATGACCTGCTTCCTCTGCGAGCGGGCCTGCCCCTCCGGGGCCGTCGACGTTGACCCGCTGCGCGAGGTTTTGCCCCCTACCTTCCCGGACGTGCCCGTTGAGCTTGGAGGAGGCCGCGCATGA
- a CDS encoding outer membrane homotrimeric porin gives MLSCFCKSRKRVVSFLAAALAGAALLGAPLKAEAIDFKAHGWWLFSAQYGQNGNFSNKGHTGYDNLEDDFEARSRVRLQLDAVASENLSGQVYFEIGKFIWGKAKDPQGGGALGADSTIIKLKRAYIDWMVPQTDLSVRMGIQAFRSPYFALDGPTVLTADGAGITANYKINENASVTGFWMRPYNDNYISASGYQNGFLDNTDFGGLFIPLRFDGVAMTPWGIYGAIGPNTFRTDKEPKPGENRFFGQRINGVDGNYFMSGMFPLMADKKAINRKTPSEYGNAWWGGLTGELTLWDPFRVAWEFTYGSVDWMDDAAMNRKGWMGALLFEYKLDWGIPGLYGWYSSGDDDDLGNGSERMPYIVNDFGVSGFSDTFAGPDENGLERDRVMANTLIGTWGVGARLKDVSFLPKLRHTLHVSLWGGTNSSGILEKIHDRTGSWMSPNVNNSTNFVVPVGRDNIYLTDKDYALEMGLLNKYKIYDNLSVNLEASYVHLMLDKSDDTWGLATTGGGKRGIRDAWNISALFIYAF, from the coding sequence ATGCTTTCCTGTTTCTGCAAATCGCGCAAACGCGTGGTGAGCTTCCTGGCGGCGGCCCTGGCCGGCGCGGCGCTGTTGGGGGCGCCGCTCAAGGCCGAGGCCATCGACTTCAAGGCCCACGGCTGGTGGCTGTTCAGCGCCCAGTATGGCCAGAACGGCAACTTCAGCAACAAGGGCCACACCGGCTACGACAACCTTGAGGACGACTTCGAGGCCCGCTCGCGCGTGCGCCTCCAGTTGGACGCCGTGGCCTCCGAAAACCTGAGCGGCCAGGTGTATTTTGAAATCGGCAAGTTCATCTGGGGCAAGGCCAAGGACCCGCAGGGCGGCGGCGCCCTCGGCGCGGACAGCACCATCATCAAGCTCAAGCGCGCCTACATCGACTGGATGGTGCCGCAGACCGACCTTTCCGTGCGCATGGGCATCCAGGCCTTCCGCTCGCCCTATTTCGCCCTTGACGGGCCGACCGTGCTCACGGCCGACGGCGCGGGCATCACGGCCAACTACAAGATCAACGAGAACGCCAGCGTCACGGGCTTCTGGATGCGGCCCTACAACGACAACTATATCTCGGCGAGCGGCTACCAGAACGGCTTCCTCGACAATACGGACTTCGGGGGCCTGTTCATCCCCCTGCGCTTCGACGGCGTGGCCATGACGCCCTGGGGCATCTACGGCGCCATCGGCCCCAACACCTTCCGCACCGACAAGGAGCCGAAGCCCGGGGAAAACCGCTTCTTCGGCCAGCGCATCAACGGCGTGGACGGCAACTATTTCATGAGCGGCATGTTCCCGCTCATGGCCGACAAGAAGGCCATCAACCGCAAGACGCCCAGCGAATACGGGAATGCCTGGTGGGGCGGCCTCACCGGCGAGCTCACCCTGTGGGACCCCTTCCGCGTGGCCTGGGAATTCACCTACGGCAGCGTGGACTGGATGGACGACGCGGCCATGAACCGCAAGGGCTGGATGGGCGCCCTGCTCTTCGAGTACAAGCTCGACTGGGGCATCCCCGGCCTCTATGGCTGGTATTCCTCGGGCGATGACGACGACCTCGGCAACGGCTCCGAGCGCATGCCCTATATCGTCAACGACTTCGGCGTCTCCGGCTTCTCGGACACCTTCGCCGGCCCGGACGAGAACGGCCTCGAGCGCGACCGCGTCATGGCCAACACCCTCATCGGCACCTGGGGCGTGGGCGCCCGGCTCAAGGACGTGAGCTTCCTGCCGAAGCTGCGCCACACCCTGCATGTGAGCCTGTGGGGCGGCACCAACAGCTCCGGCATCCTCGAGAAGATCCATGACCGCACAGGCTCGTGGATGTCGCCCAACGTCAACAACTCCACCAACTTCGTTGTCCCCGTGGGCCGCGACAACATCTACCTTACGGACAAGGACTACGCCCTCGAGATGGGCCTGCTGAACAAGTACAAGATCTACGACAACCTGTCCGTCAATCTCGAGGCGAGCTACGTGCACCTGATGCTCGACAAGTCCGACGACACGTGGGGGCTCGCCACCACGGGCGGCGGCAAGCGCGGCATCCGCGACGCCTGGAACATAAGCGCCCTCTTCATCTACGCCTTCTAG